AGGGTCTTTTGATTTGTTTTTCGGCTTAAGAAAAATCAGATCGGCCTCCTTACCCGCTTCGATACTGCCTGTTTCCTCTTCCATATATAGAGCTCCCGCGCCCCCCAGGGTAGCGCAATGAACCGCCCTGCGAGCCGCCTCCTCCGTAAGAGAGCGGGACATCAGAAGATGAAGAAACCTTATCTCCTCGAAGAAATCGAGGTTATAGTTGCTGGATAGACCGTCCGTGCCGAGTCCTACCCTTTCGAGCCCGGCGTACTGTTTTAGCGGGGGCTCGCCCACCTGAAGGAGGAAGTTGCTCCTCGGGCAGAGAACTATGCCTATATCCCTGTCTCTTAATTCACCGGTCTCTTCTTCGCCGACATGCACCATGTGCACAAGTGTTATCTTTGCGCCGGGCGCGAGACCCGATTTCTTCAGGTATGCGTAAGGGGTCTCGGCAACGGGTCTTTCGAACGGGGTTTTATTTATGAGGGGGAAGACCTTCTTCTCTATTCCGTTCTCCTCACCCCTTACGAACCTGACCTCATCCGTGCTCTCGGCGAGATGAATACCGAGCGGAACACCATTTCTGTCATGGGAGTCGAGAGCCTTCTTTATGAGACGGGGACCGCACGAATAAGGTGCGTGAGGAAAAAGCCTCTCCTGAAATAGTCCGCCGCTCTCAAGCGTATAGAAATCGACTTCATTTTCATTGCTGTCCATGATTTCCCTGTAGAGGACGGTCCTTAGGCCCGAATTCTTCAATATGGGCTTATCGACGCCCCCGTAGGACGATATCTCGCCGACCGTAGTGACCCCTGTTCCGATTAACGCATCGATTCCCTCCCTGACCGATTTCGTCAAGCTGTTTTCAGAGACCCCGTCCCTCTTGGTTTTCACAATCTGCTCGAGCCAGCCCGTAAACCCGTCAAAATTGCCCAGCCTCTCTTTTATCCAGCCCAGCTCCAGATGAGTGTGCGCGTTCACAAAGCCCGGGAGCAGAATCCCTTCCCCAAGGTCCAGTTCTTTCACGCTTTTATTGCGTCTCCTTATGATATCGGTTTTCCCGATTTCGCGAATCTTGCCGCCAGCTACAAGAAGGGAGACATTTTTAAGCGGCTTTGAGGAAACGGGAAGAACCGTCCGGGCCGATAAGATGAGTTTATCCATAACTAGCACCGCTCTTGGGACTAAGATGTAAGTTTAATAGAGGCAACGCGTTTCAGTAAAAATTTGAAATTGCTACACATTAAGCGCTTTTATTCTGTCAAGGATATCATCGCTCAGTGTGCCGTGAGCGACCTCTTCCACGGGGCCCCTCATTTTAATAGACCAGTCGTCCCTTATTTCTATATCAAGCTCCCCTCCCGGCATGGATACGGTCACTTTTTTATCGGTGAAACCGTTTTTGACGCAAGCGGCCGCGGCCGCGCAGGAGCTGCTTCCCGAAGCGAGCGTGTAGCCCGCCCCCCGCTCCCATATAAGAATCTCCACTTTATCCCGGGAAAGCACTCTGGCGAACTGTACGTTTATTCGGTTGGGGAAGAGCTCGTGATTCTCGAGAAGCGGGCCCATTATCCTTAAATAGCCCTCGTCCAGCTCATCGAAGAAAACGACACAGTGAGGATTGCCGACCGAAACGGCGGTGATTTTTAATGGTTCGCCCTCGACCCGCAGCTCTTCATCGATGACTTCCCTCTCCTCGCCTTCCACTGGTACCAGACGGCTGTTAAAAGTCGCCTTACCCATTTCTACAGTCACGAAACGGACTTTATTATCCGTTATCTCAAGCTCAGCGGTTACTATTCCGCCCATCGTGTCGATCTTAAAAATATTTTTATCCGTGT
The DNA window shown above is from Deltaproteobacteria bacterium and carries:
- a CDS encoding amidohydrolase family protein, with protein sequence MDKLILSARTVLPVSSKPLKNVSLLVAGGKIREIGKTDIIRRRNKSVKELDLGEGILLPGFVNAHTHLELGWIKERLGNFDGFTGWLEQIVKTKRDGVSENSLTKSVREGIDALIGTGVTTVGEISSYGGVDKPILKNSGLRTVLYREIMDSNENEVDFYTLESGGLFQERLFPHAPYSCGPRLIKKALDSHDRNGVPLGIHLAESTDEVRFVRGEENGIEKKVFPLINKTPFERPVAETPYAYLKKSGLAPGAKITLVHMVHVGEEETGELRDRDIGIVLCPRSNFLLQVGEPPLKQYAGLERVGLGTDGLSSNYNLDFFEEIRFLHLLMSRSLTEEAARRAVHCATLGGAGALYMEEETGSIEAGKEADLIFLKPKNKSKDPYLSVISSTSQDLRFLMVRGNILFSDYM
- the dapF gene encoding diaminopimelate epimerase; protein product: MNNFVKSHGLGNDYFVLDASRISFELTPRVTKLLCNRNYGVGSDGILLLVPSDRADFGLRILNPDGSEAEKSGNGLRIFSKYLYDHGHTDKNIFKIDTMGGIVTAELEITDNKVRFVTVEMGKATFNSRLVPVEGEEREVIDEELRVEGEPLKITAVSVGNPHCVVFFDELDEGYLRIMGPLLENHELFPNRINVQFARVLSRDKVEILIWERGAGYTLASGSSSCAAAAACVKNGFTDKKVTVSMPGGELDIEIRDDWSIKMRGPVEEVAHGTLSDDILDRIKALNV